Proteins encoded together in one Variovorax paradoxus window:
- a CDS encoding helix-turn-helix domain-containing protein, whose amino-acid sequence MIKQELIAALTSRRDAAGLSNAEIAERSGLTERSVRNALSLKGNPQLSSLLALVDAIGLELQLAPKGFGESTATDDGYRPVATRVGHAIAQAPSPPPYANKRRRSS is encoded by the coding sequence GTGATCAAACAGGAACTCATTGCTGCTCTCACCTCCCGCCGCGATGCCGCGGGTCTCTCCAACGCAGAAATCGCGGAACGCTCCGGCCTGACCGAGCGCTCGGTGCGAAACGCGTTGAGCCTCAAGGGCAATCCCCAGCTGTCGTCGCTGCTGGCATTGGTCGACGCCATCGGCCTGGAACTGCAGCTTGCACCCAAGGGCTTCGGCGAGAGCACGGCCACCGATGACGGCTACCGCCCGGTCGCCACCCGCGTGGGCCATGCCATTGCGCAGGCCCCCTCTCCGCCGCCGTACGCCAACAAGCGGCGCCGTTCGTCATGA